The DNA segment AACAGGTCCAGGAATCCAGTCAGCAGGCGCAGCAGTCCAGTCAACAAGCACAGGAATCGAGCCAACAGACCCAGCAGCAAGCACAGCAACAGGCGCAACAGGAGGCGCAGGATGCCACGACGCAAGGTCAGCCAGATAATTAAAAACGCCGCGATTCACGCCCCATGCGTACGTCATCCAATCAGATGACGGATGTCAGTCACTCGACGGTGACGGATTTGGCCAGGTTCCTGGGCTGATCTACATCGGTGCCCTTAAACACCGCCGTATGATACGCCAGCAGTTGTAAGGGAACGGTCATCAGCACCGGCGCCAACATCCCAGCACCGGCCGGGACCTCGATAACATTCATGCCTGGGCCATTCTGGAGAGCTACGCCAGTCTCGGCAAACACGAATAGTTCACCACCTCGCGCACGGACTTCCTCAAGATTCGATTTGAGTTTTTCCAGCATGTCGTTATTAGGTGCCACCGCGATCACCGGCATATCGGCATCCACCAGCGCCAGAGGACCATGCTTGAGTTCACCCGCAGGGTAAGCCTCCGCGTGAATATAGGAAATTTCCTTGAGTTTGAGCGCGCCTTCCATCGCTACCGGGTAAAATGCACCGCGCCCAAGAAAAAGCGCATGCCCGCGCTCCACGAAGCGCTCCGCCATCCGCATGATCGCAGGATCCAGTTCGAGCGTCCGTTCAATCAGACCTGGCAATTGCAGCAATTGGCCGCGTAAATCACGCAAGCGCTGTTCGTCCACGCCACGATACTGACTCAATATCAGTATCACCTGCATCAGCGCGACCAACTGGGTTGTAAAGGCCTTAGTCGAAGCAACGCCGATCTCCGGACCGGCGTGCGTCAGTAGTACCAATTCCGATTCGCGCACCAGAGAACTTTCCGGTACGTTGCAGACGGCCAGACGTGCCAGATAGCGCTCCTCGCGCGAGGCCTCTACTGCAGCCAGCGTATCGGCTGTTTCACCCGACTGCGACAAGGTCAGGAAGAGCGTATCCGCCATCACCACGTGTTTACGGTAACGATATTCGCTTGCGACCTCTACCAGGCAGGGAATCCCGGCTATTTCTTCCATCCAGTATCTTGCGATCAGGCCCGCATGGTAGCTTGTGCCGCATGCCACGATCTGCACGGCCCGGACCTGCGGCAGAACGGTCTCCGCCAACACACCCAGTATGCTGGGTACTATCGATCGGTCCTCTCGGACACGCCCTTCAAGGGTTTCGCTGATGGCGTAGGGCTGCTCGAAAATTTCCTTTTGCATGAAGTGTCGATATTGCCCGCGGTCGATGGCTCCGGCCGTTAAGCCCGAAACTCTCACCTCACGCTCGACGCGGCGACCTTCGCGATCGTAAATATCGATGCCATCTCGACGCAGGTCGACCACTTCCCCATTTTCGAGAAACGTAAATCGCTGTGTAACCGGTAACAACGCCTGCACGTCTGAGGCGACGAAGTGTTCACCGATACCGAAACCAACAACCAGTGGCGGGCCATTCCGGCAGGCAACGACACGACTTGGGTCGTCGCACGCAATGACCGCTAAGGCATACGCACCCTCAAGCTCGGCTACACACCGCCGCACCGCCTGCAATAGATCAGCGCCTTGATCGAGGTAGTGGGCGATGCGGTGCGCAGCAACCTCTGTATCCGTTTCCGATAGAAACTCGTAACCGAGGCGCGTCAGTTCCTCACGCATCGGCGCATGGTTTTCGATAATACCGTTGTGGACAATGGCCACACGATCAGTGGAAATATGTGGGTGTGCGTTGTGCTCGCTGGGGGAACCATGCGTCGCCCACCGCGTGTGCGCAATGCCGGCCTTCCCCGCCAACGGCTCTCGAGCGAGCGCTTGGCTCAGCTCGACAACCTTGCCTACACGTCGCCGTCGTTGAATCTCGCACGCGTCATCCAGCACCGCAATTCCTGCTGAATCGTAGCCGCGATACTCCAAGCGTCGCAGACCTTCGAGCAGGATATCCTGTACGTTCCGCTCGGCGATACCGGCAACAATTCCGCACATACCCGCTATTCCTTGAGTTTGGTCGGCGGCTGCCAGCCGTCTACCGTGGTCTGTCGGGCTCGCGCTAGCGTGAGCTTATGATCCGGTGCGTCCCGGGTGATCACCGAGCCCGCCCCTACGGTGGCATGCTCACCGATCCGCACCGGGGCGACCAAGGCGGTATTGGAACCGATAAAGGCACCATCCGCTATCTGCGTCTTGTGCTTGTATACGCCGTCGTAATTACAGGTGATCGTACCCGCACCGATATTCACGCCATTCCCAATTTGCGCGTCGCCGATGTAGCTCAGGTGATTGATCTTCGAGTCAGTCCCAACCCGCGTGTTTTTAATCTCCACGTAGTTGCCAACATGCACGCCGGCCGACAAATCTGTGCCCGGGCGCAGCCGCGCGAACGGGCCAATTCGACAGCCAGCGCCCACCTTGGCACCATCTAACACCGAGTGCGCCAAGACCTCCGCATCGTCACCCACACTGCAATTTCGTAACGTGCAATGGGGTCCGATCCGTACGCCCTTGCCCAAAACGATATCGCCCTCCAGCACCACGCCGGTATCGATTTGGACATCCGTGCCAACAGTCACGTTGCCACGAATCTCCAGACAATCAGGGTTCCTCAAAATCGCGCCTGCGCGCATGAGATCATCCGCACGCCGCGCTCTCAATACACGTTCTGCATCGGCAAGCTGGATGCGATCGTTCACGCCGCGAGTCTCTTCGATGTCAGGGCAGCAATGCACCGCGATGGGTACGCCCTCTGCGGCGGCAAGCGAAACACAGTCGGTCAGATAATATTCACCCTGCGCATTGTCACACCCGATCTGCGACAACCAATCCACCCAGCGTGCACGCGGCGCTGCCATGATACCGGTGTTGACCTCGCGAAGCGCCCTTTGCGCCGCATCCGCATCGCGTTCCTCAACGATCCCGGTTACACGGCCTTCGTCGTCGCGCAGGATACGGCCGTACCCCGTCGGGTTCGGCAGGGTAACGGTCAATAGCGCCAATCCGTCAGCCGGCATGATTTCAAGCAGCGCGCACAGCGTTTCCGCACGGACAAGTGGGACATCCCCATACAGGACAAGAATCGTGGCCCCATTATCAACTTGAGGCAACGCAGTCAGCAGCGCGTGGCCGGTGCCAAGTTGTGGCTCTTGTATGACGGAACGGCATGCCGGATCAAGTACGCTACGTACCTGCCCCGCACCATGCCCCACCACCACCACCGGTTCCGTACCACCTAAACGGGCAGCCGTTTCCAAAACGTGTAACAACAGTGGTTTTTCAGCCAGCGGCTGCAGGACCTTAGGACGAGACGAACGCATACGCGTGCCCTGGCCAGCAGCCAGGATCACGGGAACAACGGGGGTGCGCAGGGGCATGACTTGCATCCATCGGGCTGAACGGCCCGCCGGGCGCCGAGCGCGTCTGGCTAGCCGTGACGACTCTGCTTCAGGTTTCGAATCATTCGTAGACGCGCTTCCGCATCCGCCAATTCCGCTTGAGCGCGGGCAAAATCGATATCCGCCTTGCGATCAGCCATCGATTCCTCAGCACGCTCCTTGGCGGCCTGTGCCTCGGCTTCGTCTAGATCTTTGGCGCGAATCGCCGTATCGGCCAGCACAGTGACGACATGGGGTTGTACCTCGAGCACCCCGCCGGACACAAAGAAATGCATCGTCTCAGCAGATCCTTCCGGCTTAATCCGAATCTCACCCGGCTTGAGTTGCGAAAGCAGGGGCGTGTGCCGTGGCCAGATCCCGACCTCTCCCAGTGCGGCGGGAGCAAATACGTGCTCTGCCGTACCGGAGTAGATCGATTCCTCTGCGCTGACGATGTTGACGTGCATGGTCATTGCCATCTTGGGCCCCGTGGGTCAGCTTACTTGAGGGTCTTGGCTTTTTCGATCGCTTCGTCGATCGTGCCCACCATGTAGAAGGCCTGCTCGGGAAGGTGGTCATATTCACCCGCCACAATCGCCTTGAAACCCTGGATCGTGTCCTTGAGCGATACGTAC comes from the Acidihalobacter yilgarnensis genome and includes:
- a CDS encoding F0F1 ATP synthase subunit epsilon, encoding MAMTMHVNIVSAEESIYSGTAEHVFAPAALGEVGIWPRHTPLLSQLKPGEIRIKPEGSAETMHFFVSGGVLEVQPHVVTVLADTAIRAKDLDEAEAQAAKERAEESMADRKADIDFARAQAELADAEARLRMIRNLKQSRHG
- the glmU gene encoding bifunctional UDP-N-acetylglucosamine diphosphorylase/glucosamine-1-phosphate N-acetyltransferase GlmU, producing the protein MPLRTPVVPVILAAGQGTRMRSSRPKVLQPLAEKPLLLHVLETAARLGGTEPVVVVGHGAGQVRSVLDPACRSVIQEPQLGTGHALLTALPQVDNGATILVLYGDVPLVRAETLCALLEIMPADGLALLTVTLPNPTGYGRILRDDEGRVTGIVEERDADAAQRALREVNTGIMAAPRARWVDWLSQIGCDNAQGEYYLTDCVSLAAAEGVPIAVHCCPDIEETRGVNDRIQLADAERVLRARRADDLMRAGAILRNPDCLEIRGNVTVGTDVQIDTGVVLEGDIVLGKGVRIGPHCTLRNCSVGDDAEVLAHSVLDGAKVGAGCRIGPFARLRPGTDLSAGVHVGNYVEIKNTRVGTDSKINHLSYIGDAQIGNGVNIGAGTITCNYDGVYKHKTQIADGAFIGSNTALVAPVRIGEHATVGAGSVITRDAPDHKLTLARARQTTVDGWQPPTKLKE
- the glmS gene encoding glutamine--fructose-6-phosphate transaminase (isomerizing), with product MCGIVAGIAERNVQDILLEGLRRLEYRGYDSAGIAVLDDACEIQRRRRVGKVVELSQALAREPLAGKAGIAHTRWATHGSPSEHNAHPHISTDRVAIVHNGIIENHAPMREELTRLGYEFLSETDTEVAAHRIAHYLDQGADLLQAVRRCVAELEGAYALAVIACDDPSRVVACRNGPPLVVGFGIGEHFVASDVQALLPVTQRFTFLENGEVVDLRRDGIDIYDREGRRVEREVRVSGLTAGAIDRGQYRHFMQKEIFEQPYAISETLEGRVREDRSIVPSILGVLAETVLPQVRAVQIVACGTSYHAGLIARYWMEEIAGIPCLVEVASEYRYRKHVVMADTLFLTLSQSGETADTLAAVEASREERYLARLAVCNVPESSLVRESELVLLTHAGPEIGVASTKAFTTQLVALMQVILILSQYRGVDEQRLRDLRGQLLQLPGLIERTLELDPAIMRMAERFVERGHALFLGRGAFYPVAMEGALKLKEISYIHAEAYPAGELKHGPLALVDADMPVIAVAPNNDMLEKLKSNLEEVRARGGELFVFAETGVALQNGPGMNVIEVPAGAGMLAPVLMTVPLQLLAYHTAVFKGTDVDQPRNLAKSVTVE